Proteins encoded together in one Hymenobacter monticola window:
- a CDS encoding YdeI/OmpD-associated family protein: MHTFTATLELIGVNPFVSVPAEVLAAVFARAGRSKGPIRVHGAVNGQPYQQTLVRYAGQWRLYINLMMLSNSPKRIGESLVIALDYNPEPPLILRCPAFEQALVETPAAKQVFAGLSPSRQHELVRYLSRLKGEETLARNLDRAVGFLLGKNRFVGRDKP; encoded by the coding sequence ATGCACACTTTTACTGCCACGCTTGAGCTGATTGGTGTAAATCCCTTTGTGTCGGTGCCCGCGGAGGTGTTGGCCGCAGTATTTGCCCGGGCGGGGCGCAGCAAAGGTCCTATCCGGGTGCACGGCGCCGTCAACGGCCAGCCTTACCAGCAAACGCTGGTGCGCTACGCCGGCCAGTGGCGCCTGTACATCAACCTGATGATGCTGAGCAATTCGCCCAAGCGTATCGGGGAATCGTTGGTTATTGCCCTCGATTACAATCCGGAGCCACCACTAATCCTGCGCTGTCCGGCCTTTGAGCAGGCCCTGGTCGAAACTCCTGCCGCAAAGCAGGTGTTTGCCGGGCTGTCGCCCTCACGGCAGCACGAGCTGGTGCGTTATCTGTCCCGTTTGAAAGGCGAGGAGACCTTGGCGCGCAACTTGGACCGGGCCGTCGGATTTTTGCTGGGCAAGAACCGGTTCGTCGGCCGCGACAAGCCTTAA
- the ruvB gene encoding Holliday junction branch migration DNA helicase RuvB, whose translation MREAFLTGGTDGFDATDKDIDKALRPLSFDDFTGQDKILENLKVFVAAAKQRGDALDHVLLHGPPGLGKTTLSHIIANELGSGIKMTSGPVLDKPSDLAGLLTNLEPHDVLFIDEIHRLNPVVEEYLYSAMEDYRIDIMLDSGPNARSVQISLSPFTLVGATTRSGMLTAPLRARFGISARLEYYDSKLLTTIVQRSAEILGTPIHEDAAFEIARRSRGTPRIANNLLRRTRDFAQIKGDGTITVQIAQFALNALDVDARGLDDMDKRILTTIIDKFKGGPVGISTIATACGEEGETIEEVYEPFLIQEGYIKRTSRGREATEAAYQHLGRLLPNHLRGNNGASLFDEITS comes from the coding sequence ATGCGCGAAGCCTTTCTCACCGGCGGAACCGACGGGTTTGATGCCACCGATAAGGACATCGACAAAGCCCTCCGCCCGCTTAGTTTCGACGATTTCACGGGCCAGGACAAGATTCTGGAAAACCTGAAGGTGTTCGTGGCCGCCGCCAAGCAGCGCGGCGACGCCCTCGACCACGTGCTGCTGCACGGCCCTCCCGGCCTGGGCAAAACCACCCTCTCGCACATCATCGCCAACGAGCTGGGCTCGGGCATCAAGATGACCAGCGGCCCGGTGCTCGACAAGCCCTCCGACCTGGCCGGCCTGCTCACCAACCTGGAGCCGCACGACGTGCTGTTCATCGACGAAATCCACCGCCTCAACCCCGTGGTGGAAGAGTACCTGTACTCGGCGATGGAGGACTACCGCATCGACATCATGCTCGACTCGGGGCCCAATGCCCGTTCGGTGCAGATTTCGCTGTCGCCCTTCACTCTGGTGGGCGCTACCACGCGCTCGGGCATGCTCACGGCGCCGTTGCGCGCTCGTTTCGGCATCTCGGCCCGCCTGGAGTACTACGACTCCAAGCTGCTGACTACCATCGTGCAGCGCTCGGCCGAGATTCTGGGCACGCCTATCCACGAAGACGCGGCCTTCGAAATTGCCCGCCGCTCGCGCGGCACGCCCCGTATTGCCAACAACCTGCTGCGCCGCACCCGCGACTTCGCCCAGATTAAGGGCGACGGCACCATCACGGTCCAAATCGCGCAGTTTGCCCTCAATGCCCTCGACGTAGACGCCCGCGGCCTCGACGACATGGACAAGCGCATCCTCACCACCATCATCGATAAGTTCAAGGGTGGCCCGGTGGGCATCAGCACCATCGCTACGGCCTGCGGCGAGGAAGGCGAAACCATCGAAGAAGTATACGAGCCCTTCCTCATCCAGGAAGGTTACATCAAGCGCACCTCGCGCGGCCGCGAGGCCACCGAGGCCGCTTACCAGCACCTGGGCCGCTTGCTGCCCAACCACTTGCGCGGCAACAACGGCGCCAGCCTGTTCGACGAGATTACGTCGTAA
- a CDS encoding HIRAN domain-containing protein codes for MMKIVPASEPLVLLECLVAGTSHRPNLEKYEPKLKVGQALHLSREADNHYDDWAVQVHTAPATDPANVWLGYLPEGRNETVARLLDAGKHLTARLNHKSWETDWLHLDIEVLLHE; via the coding sequence ATGATGAAAATCGTCCCCGCGTCCGAACCCCTCGTGCTGCTCGAATGCCTCGTGGCCGGCACCTCGCACCGCCCCAACCTGGAGAAGTACGAGCCCAAGCTGAAGGTGGGCCAGGCCCTGCACCTGAGCCGCGAAGCCGACAATCACTACGACGACTGGGCCGTGCAGGTGCACACCGCCCCCGCCACCGACCCCGCCAACGTCTGGCTCGGCTACCTGCCCGAGGGCCGCAACGAAACCGTGGCGCGCCTGCTCGACGCCGGCAAGCACCTCACCGCCCGCCTCAACCACAAGTCCTGGGAAACCGACTGGCTGCACCTCGACATTGAGGTGCTGCTCCACGAATAG
- a CDS encoding acyltransferase family protein, with protein sequence MLLGEISFSFYLIHQLVIRWLKYENDQRGLFDNMYVMTALIFGLSLGLSYLLHRYVELPCNRYIKARYKRSRFAAPAPLAAPAAPASVAEPLAVP encoded by the coding sequence GTGCTGCTGGGCGAAATCAGCTTCAGTTTCTACCTCATTCACCAGCTCGTCATTCGCTGGCTGAAGTACGAGAACGACCAGCGTGGGCTCTTCGACAATATGTACGTGATGACCGCCCTCATCTTCGGGCTGAGCTTGGGGCTGAGCTACCTGCTGCACCGCTACGTGGAGCTGCCCTGCAACCGCTACATCAAGGCGCGCTACAAGCGCAGCCGTTTTGCCGCGCCGGCGCCGCTGGCAGCGCCCGCCGCCCCGGCATCGGTGGCGGAACCCCTCGCCGTGCCGTAA
- a CDS encoding acyltransferase family protein — MIKPLTSLRFLFAFMVFGSHLQFFDAGAYPGFARWYDLILGEGFIGVSFFFILSGFILSLNYDERLLSRRVSFQEFWVARVARVYPLHLVTLLLALGLMLYSSEPGSGPFGNVATGISVLLTNATLLQAFIPEMGYYFSYNWPSWSISDEMFFYFTFPFLVFLLVRNKLLLRGGWVLFLAVPFLMQLSGEDEYHKLFYINPFFRLVDFLLGIALHQVYRLGIVGRAYRSRWGATALEVLALAAFVTVFHSTATMPSSTATRATTGCPWPSSSCPLPTSGATFRWPFRAAPWCCWAKSASVSTSFTSSSFAG; from the coding sequence ATGATTAAACCCCTTACCTCGCTAAGGTTTTTGTTTGCGTTCATGGTGTTTGGCAGTCACCTGCAGTTTTTCGACGCCGGCGCCTACCCTGGGTTTGCCCGCTGGTACGACCTGATATTAGGCGAAGGCTTCATCGGCGTCAGCTTTTTCTTCATCCTGAGCGGCTTCATCCTGTCGTTGAACTACGACGAGCGCCTGCTGAGCCGGCGGGTGTCGTTCCAGGAGTTTTGGGTGGCCCGCGTGGCCCGGGTGTATCCGTTGCACCTCGTCACGCTGCTGCTGGCGCTGGGCCTTATGCTGTACTCAAGCGAGCCCGGCAGTGGGCCTTTCGGCAACGTGGCCACCGGCATCAGCGTGCTGCTCACCAACGCCACGTTGCTGCAGGCCTTCATTCCGGAAATGGGGTACTATTTTTCCTATAACTGGCCGTCGTGGAGCATCTCGGACGAGATGTTTTTTTACTTCACCTTCCCATTCCTGGTGTTTTTGCTGGTGCGCAACAAGCTGCTGCTGCGCGGGGGCTGGGTGCTGTTCCTGGCCGTGCCTTTCCTGATGCAACTATCCGGCGAGGACGAATACCACAAGCTATTCTACATCAACCCGTTCTTCCGGCTCGTCGATTTTCTGCTCGGCATTGCCCTGCATCAGGTTTACCGGCTGGGCATCGTGGGCCGGGCCTACCGGTCCCGTTGGGGCGCCACCGCGCTCGAAGTGCTGGCGCTGGCCGCTTTCGTCACGGTGTTTCACTCCACCGCGACTATGCCATCGTCTACCGCTACTCGTGCTACTACTGGCTGCCCATGGCCTTCGTCATCTTGTCCTTTGCCTACCAGCGGGGCTACCTTTCGCTGGCCCTTTCGGGCCGCACCCTGGTGCTGCTGGGCGAAATCAGCTTCAGTTTCTACCTCATTCACCAGCTCGTCATTCGCTGGCTGA
- a CDS encoding FG-GAP-like repeat-containing protein, with translation MNPFYAFTHRAFGAALLLAAAGPAWAQAPVITSVIPMANARAVPRTSAVTVNFSQPLTAASAGALKVFSSQRGGLRTRGATPAVVNSNALSFAPTAYPYMPGETVQYTVVPTTGPGGGAPGRVGQFTAAVGGTGNGNFQTGSTPSVGSEPTRILVADLDGDGDLDLANNLLNLSLIGIRLNNGSGTFSGNQYVPIPNPASNVVAGDVDGDGDLDLMATTAPSNGAPGTVSVRLNDGSGTFSTGQDMVISSPSDLRMGDVDGDGDLDIVVPNGRFGASPVNVCLNNGNGTFSSGPDAPVTAMSVVALGDMDNDGDLDLVANDGASAGKLSVRLNTGAGAFAGTYEVSGVHLESLTLGDVDGDGDLDVVGAGAGQVEVILNTGNGTFSGGSSVGMSGGSLTNAALGDVDGDGDLDLIGINANYMSSGSPAGKVCLRLNNGRGTFGSGADINVLFNPFSAAFGDVDGDGDLDILTTSASLNPGRASVLLNQPGLVTAARPTTPTPALSLFPNPTRGVVTITDATPNAPLTVLDALGRALLTATTDAAGTARLPLDGLPTGVYLVRSGEQVRRLAVE, from the coding sequence ATGAACCCTTTTTACGCTTTCACGCATCGTGCCTTCGGTGCTGCGCTGCTTTTGGCAGCGGCCGGTCCGGCCTGGGCCCAGGCGCCGGTTATCACCTCCGTCATCCCCATGGCTAATGCGCGGGCCGTGCCACGCACCAGCGCGGTCACCGTCAATTTCAGCCAGCCCCTCACCGCCGCATCGGCCGGGGCGCTGAAGGTGTTCAGCAGCCAGCGCGGCGGGCTGCGAACGCGCGGGGCCACGCCAGCCGTGGTGAACAGCAATGCGCTCAGCTTCGCGCCCACGGCCTACCCCTACATGCCCGGCGAGACGGTGCAGTACACCGTGGTGCCCACGACGGGCCCCGGCGGGGGCGCTCCGGGCCGCGTGGGGCAGTTTACGGCGGCGGTGGGCGGCACGGGAAATGGAAACTTCCAGACGGGCTCTACCCCTTCTGTGGGTAGCGAACCGACCCGCATACTGGTGGCCGATTTAGACGGTGACGGCGACCTGGACTTGGCTAACAATCTACTTAACCTCTCCCTCATCGGAATCCGACTAAACAACGGTAGCGGTACATTCAGCGGAAACCAGTACGTGCCCATTCCAAACCCCGCTTCCAACGTGGTAGCCGGCGACGTGGACGGCGACGGCGACCTGGACTTAATGGCCACCACGGCGCCGTCCAATGGCGCTCCTGGTACGGTGAGCGTGCGCCTGAATGATGGCAGCGGCACGTTCAGCACGGGCCAAGACATGGTCATCAGCAGTCCGAGTGACTTAAGAATGGGCGACGTGGACGGCGACGGCGACCTGGATATTGTTGTTCCCAACGGCAGGTTTGGCGCCAGCCCGGTAAATGTGTGCCTGAACAACGGCAACGGCACCTTCAGCTCGGGCCCCGACGCGCCTGTTACCGCAATGTCCGTCGTTGCGCTCGGTGATATGGACAACGACGGCGACCTGGACCTGGTGGCGAATGATGGGGCAAGCGCAGGCAAACTGAGTGTACGGCTTAACACCGGCGCCGGCGCTTTTGCTGGAACCTACGAAGTTTCCGGCGTGCACCTGGAAAGCCTTACGCTGGGCGATGTCGACGGCGACGGCGACCTCGACGTGGTAGGCGCCGGCGCCGGGCAGGTTGAGGTAATCTTAAACACCGGGAATGGCACGTTTAGCGGTGGCTCCAGCGTGGGCATGAGCGGCGGGTCGCTTACCAACGCAGCGTTGGGCGACGTGGACGGCGACGGCGACCTGGACCTCATCGGCATCAATGCTAATTACATGAGCAGCGGCTCACCTGCCGGCAAAGTATGCTTGCGGCTAAATAATGGCCGTGGCACATTTGGCAGCGGGGCAGATATCAATGTACTGTTTAATCCCTTCAGCGCGGCGTTCGGCGACGTGGACGGGGACGGCGACCTGGACATTCTGACCACTAGCGCCTCCCTCAACCCCGGCCGGGCCAGTGTGCTCCTCAACCAACCGGGGCTGGTGACGGCCGCCCGGCCTACCACGCCCACACCCGCCCTCAGCCTCTTCCCCAACCCCACCCGCGGCGTCGTCACCATCACCGACGCCACGCCGAATGCGCCGCTCACGGTGCTCGACGCGCTGGGCCGGGCGCTGCTCACCGCCACTACCGATGCGGCGGGCACAGCACGGCTGCCGCTTGATGGGTTGCCGACCGGTGTGTATCTGGTGCGCAGCGGCGAACAGGTGCGCCGGCTAGCGGTGGAATAA
- a CDS encoding DUF4177 domain-containing protein, giving the protein MKKVLLSAALALAVAGSWAFYPNAAPAAPGYLMVVGSGRPGNESYVPEIVTIMPDGKQQVQRLSNVKPSSDRSTTDVAVALHHAELLQVNKLVAQGWRLVSVAQSTVGVGATTETVYMMERR; this is encoded by the coding sequence ATGAAAAAAGTGCTTCTCTCCGCTGCACTGGCGCTGGCCGTGGCCGGCTCCTGGGCTTTTTACCCCAATGCGGCCCCGGCGGCCCCCGGCTACCTGATGGTGGTGGGCAGCGGCCGCCCGGGCAACGAGTCCTACGTGCCCGAAATTGTCACCATCATGCCCGACGGCAAGCAGCAGGTGCAGCGCCTCAGCAATGTGAAGCCTAGCTCCGACCGCAGCACTACTGATGTGGCCGTGGCCCTGCACCACGCCGAGCTGCTGCAGGTGAACAAGCTCGTCGCCCAGGGCTGGCGTCTGGTGAGCGTGGCCCAAAGCACCGTGGGCGTGGGTGCCACCACCGAAACGGTGTACATGATGGAGCGGCGGTAG
- a CDS encoding acyl-CoA dehydrogenase family protein encodes MSSEADVLSPQAKAHTAQKGSTNANGFTDYFDLDGLLTEEHLLIRQSIRDFVKKEISPNIEKWAQQGHFESSMVRKFGDVGAFGPTIPQEYGGGGLDYISYGLIMQEIERGDSGMRSTASVQGSLVMFPIYAYGSEEQRKKYLPKLASGEWLGCFGLTEPDHGSNPGGMTTNIKDMGDHYLLNGAKLWISNSPECQVAVVWAKNEQGRIKGVIVERGMEGFSTPEIHNKWSLRASTTGELVFEDVKIPKENILPNIDGLKGPLSCLDSARFGIAWGAIGAAIDCYESALKYSLQREQFGKPIASYQLQQKKLAEMITEITKAQLMAWRLGVLKNEGKATSAQISMAKRNSVEMALHIAREARQIHGGMGITGEYPIMRHMMNLESVITYEGTHDIHLLITGADITGIQAFK; translated from the coding sequence ATGTCTTCCGAAGCCGACGTTCTCTCCCCCCAAGCCAAAGCCCACACTGCCCAGAAAGGCAGCACCAACGCCAACGGCTTCACCGATTATTTCGACCTCGACGGCCTGCTGACCGAGGAGCACCTGCTCATCCGCCAGTCCATCCGCGACTTCGTCAAAAAGGAAATTAGCCCCAACATCGAGAAGTGGGCCCAGCAGGGGCACTTCGAAAGCAGCATGGTGCGCAAGTTTGGCGACGTGGGCGCCTTCGGCCCCACCATCCCGCAAGAATACGGCGGCGGCGGGCTCGACTACATCAGCTACGGCCTCATCATGCAGGAAATTGAGCGCGGCGACTCTGGCATGCGTTCCACCGCCTCGGTGCAGGGCTCGCTGGTGATGTTCCCCATTTACGCCTACGGCTCCGAGGAGCAGCGCAAAAAGTACCTGCCCAAGCTCGCCAGCGGCGAGTGGCTGGGCTGCTTCGGCCTCACCGAGCCCGACCACGGCTCGAACCCCGGCGGCATGACGACGAACATCAAGGACATGGGCGACCATTACCTGCTGAACGGCGCCAAGCTCTGGATTTCGAACTCGCCCGAGTGCCAGGTGGCCGTGGTGTGGGCCAAAAACGAGCAGGGCCGCATCAAGGGCGTCATCGTGGAGCGCGGCATGGAGGGCTTCAGCACCCCCGAAATCCACAACAAGTGGAGCCTGCGCGCCAGCACCACCGGCGAGCTGGTATTCGAGGACGTAAAAATCCCCAAAGAGAACATCCTGCCCAACATCGACGGCCTCAAGGGCCCGTTGTCCTGCCTCGATTCGGCCCGTTTCGGCATCGCCTGGGGCGCCATCGGCGCCGCCATCGACTGCTACGAGTCGGCCCTGAAATATTCGCTGCAGCGCGAGCAGTTCGGCAAGCCCATTGCCAGCTACCAGCTCCAGCAGAAGAAGTTGGCCGAGATGATTACCGAAATCACCAAGGCCCAACTCATGGCCTGGCGTCTGGGTGTGCTCAAAAACGAGGGCAAAGCCACCAGCGCTCAGATTTCGATGGCCAAGCGCAACAGCGTGGAAATGGCGCTGCACATTGCCCGCGAAGCCCGCCAGATTCACGGCGGCATGGGCATCACCGGCGAGTATCCCATCATGCGCCACATGATGAACCTGGAATCGGTGATTACCTACGAAGGCACGCACGACATCCACCTGCTCATCACGGGCGCCGACATCACGGGCATTCAGGCGTTTAAGTAG
- a CDS encoding APC family permease, producing the protein MATAEHHPHAAKLNELEATAICGNDISSSCLYVSALAISYAGQYAWLALLVVGAVLFLFRKIYGEVVGALPLNGGAYNVLLNTTSKRNAALAACLTILSYMATAVLSANEAMHYLHTLWHGLPILWATVGLLGLFLLLTILGMSESAIVAVVIFLVHLASLTLLVGVAVWYLATHGFHNLALNFQVPVKGGSILNALFFGFSAAMLGISGFESSANFVEEQARGVFQKTLRNMWVVVTVFNPLIAFLAVAVLPLVEVGQHTETLLSHLGTVTGGPWLGTAISVNAVAVLSGAVLTSFVGVSGLMKRMTLDRILPQFFLKENKRGSNYLILIVFFALCVSVLFITQGQLGPLAGVYTISFLSVMAFFALGNFLLKRKRPNLPRPVYAGILTVSLALLGVLVALFGNVKIHPEYLIVFLQYFLPAMGVVAIMLNRIAILNLLLSAAESLAQHLPRAARLARLKVRKQLKDLAQQEFVFFTKGDNVSNLNKVMAYVVENEFTNRLRIVTLLKEGEQYPEELLNDIRVLDRAYEQIEVELVTMQGHFGPDLIEELSTKWNIPKNFMFIGSPGDRFPYQISELGGVRLII; encoded by the coding sequence ATGGCCACCGCCGAGCATCACCCCCACGCCGCCAAGCTGAATGAGCTGGAAGCCACCGCCATTTGCGGCAATGATATTTCCTCCTCGTGTCTCTACGTATCGGCGCTGGCCATTTCCTATGCCGGGCAATACGCCTGGCTGGCCCTGCTGGTGGTGGGCGCGGTGCTGTTTCTGTTTCGCAAAATCTACGGCGAAGTGGTGGGCGCCCTGCCCCTGAACGGTGGCGCCTACAACGTGCTGCTGAACACCACCAGCAAGCGCAACGCTGCGCTGGCCGCTTGCCTCACCATCCTGTCCTACATGGCCACGGCGGTGCTTTCGGCCAACGAGGCCATGCACTACCTGCACACGCTGTGGCACGGGCTGCCTATTCTGTGGGCCACGGTGGGTCTGCTGGGGCTGTTTCTGCTGCTCACCATCCTGGGCATGTCGGAATCGGCCATTGTAGCGGTGGTTATATTTCTCGTGCATCTAGCCTCGCTTACGCTGCTGGTGGGCGTGGCCGTGTGGTATCTGGCCACGCACGGCTTTCATAATCTGGCTCTCAACTTCCAAGTGCCGGTGAAGGGCGGCAGCATTCTGAATGCACTGTTTTTCGGGTTTAGCGCGGCCATGCTGGGCATTTCGGGGTTTGAAAGCTCGGCCAACTTCGTGGAGGAGCAGGCCCGTGGGGTGTTCCAGAAAACGCTGCGCAACATGTGGGTGGTGGTCACGGTGTTCAACCCGCTCATTGCCTTTCTGGCGGTAGCGGTGCTGCCGCTGGTGGAAGTGGGCCAGCACACCGAAACGCTGCTTTCGCACCTGGGCACCGTCACGGGTGGGCCGTGGCTGGGCACGGCCATCTCCGTAAATGCGGTGGCCGTGCTCAGCGGGGCCGTGCTCACCTCCTTCGTGGGCGTGAGCGGGCTGATGAAGCGCATGACGCTGGACCGCATCCTGCCGCAATTTTTCCTGAAAGAGAACAAGCGGGGCAGCAACTACCTCATTCTGATTGTGTTTTTCGCGCTGTGCGTGTCGGTGCTCTTCATCACGCAGGGGCAGTTGGGGCCGCTAGCGGGCGTGTACACCATCTCGTTTTTGTCGGTGATGGCCTTTTTTGCGCTGGGCAATTTCCTGCTGAAGCGCAAGCGGCCCAACCTGCCGCGGCCCGTGTACGCGGGCATTCTAACGGTGTCGCTGGCGCTGCTGGGGGTGCTGGTGGCGTTATTCGGCAACGTCAAGATTCACCCCGAATACCTCATTGTGTTCCTGCAGTACTTCCTGCCAGCCATGGGCGTGGTGGCGATTATGCTCAACCGCATTGCGATTCTGAACCTGCTGCTGTCGGCGGCCGAGTCGCTGGCCCAGCACCTGCCCAGGGCCGCGCGACTGGCGCGCCTCAAGGTGCGCAAGCAGCTCAAGGACCTGGCGCAGCAGGAGTTCGTGTTTTTCACCAAGGGCGACAATGTGTCGAACCTCAATAAGGTGATGGCCTACGTGGTGGAAAACGAATTCACCAACCGCCTGCGCATCGTAACCCTGCTCAAAGAAGGCGAGCAGTACCCCGAGGAATTGCTCAACGACATTCGGGTGCTGGACCGCGCTTACGAGCAGATTGAAGTAGAGCTGGTAACGATGCAAGGCCACTTCGGCCCGGACCTGATTGAAGAGCTGTCGACGAAGTGGAACATCCCCAAAAACTTCATGTTCATCGGCTCGCCCGGCGACCGTTTCCCCTACCAGATTTCGGAGCTGGGCGGCGTGCGGCTGATTATCTGA
- a CDS encoding TonB-dependent receptor: protein MKKLLFATALLWWLAAVPAWAQGPALITVKDASTGAVLPNATVLQNGSALKPTGGGQFEFYVVGDGPQEFKISHVGYQPLLRRFEGRPTSRYLDFELQAVSVLTSEVAVTATRATDKTGTAYQNVSRQELQARNFGQDIPYLLDQTPSVTTTSDAGTGVGYTGIRIRGTDGTRINVTLNGVPVNEAESHGVFFVDLPDLASSTQSIQVQRGAGPSTNGAGAFGASLNVETLGLRPKAYAEVNNSAGSFGTWKSTIMAGTGLINGHFSVDARASRVQSDGYVDRASSRLKSLYLTGTYSDDKTLLRALVLTGYETTYQSWYGLADSLLHKNRRYNEAGTDGGQHLPAYKNQTDNYQQDYYQFLISRQLAPALNLSVTPFWTRGGGYYEEYKANQDFEKYGISGPVYQPAAGGGFDTLRTTDVIRRRWLKTDMYGATFALQARPVGSRITEATLGGAVVGYRGQHFDELTWAQRGAFIPETGTRYDDEPNAHKQDVNVYARVNVNLTDELAGFVDLQNRYVRYELYAPDGRPNGAKSQQTARFTFLNPKFGLTYQLRPSTQLYASFAIAQREPTRTDYTDTPAERRPTAEKLSNYELGLRRATEKVQANLNFYYMYYRNQLVLSGRLDDVGNAIHTNVAESYRRGVEAQVTYKPVPVLSLTATATASQNKINNYTDYLPIYNDNYDYIGDRAVDFKETNIALSPSLTAAYTVEYEALPGLKLATLARYAGRQYLDNTSTESRSINPYYVQDLRLRYLWHPQKLGFQEIEMAVLVNNIFGTEYVNNGATYGYISGGQAQYSTYYYPQAKTNFLASLNLRF from the coding sequence TTGAAAAAGCTACTCTTTGCCACCGCCCTCCTCTGGTGGCTGGCGGCCGTGCCGGCCTGGGCGCAGGGCCCGGCCCTTATTACGGTGAAAGATGCCAGCACCGGCGCCGTGCTGCCCAATGCTACCGTGCTTCAGAACGGTAGCGCCCTAAAGCCCACGGGCGGCGGGCAGTTTGAGTTTTACGTGGTGGGCGATGGCCCGCAGGAATTTAAAATCTCGCACGTCGGCTACCAGCCGCTGCTGCGCCGCTTCGAAGGCCGCCCAACTTCCCGATACCTGGACTTTGAGCTCCAGGCCGTATCGGTGCTCACATCGGAAGTGGCCGTTACGGCCACCCGCGCCACCGACAAAACCGGCACCGCCTACCAAAACGTGAGCCGCCAGGAACTGCAGGCCCGCAACTTCGGCCAGGACATTCCCTACTTGCTCGACCAGACGCCCAGCGTGACGACGACCTCCGACGCGGGCACTGGCGTGGGCTACACCGGCATCCGCATTCGCGGCACCGACGGCACCCGCATCAACGTGACGCTGAACGGGGTGCCGGTGAACGAGGCCGAAAGCCACGGCGTGTTTTTCGTCGATTTGCCGGACTTGGCCTCGTCCACGCAAAGCATTCAGGTGCAGCGCGGGGCCGGGCCCAGCACCAACGGCGCGGGCGCCTTCGGGGCCAGCCTCAACGTGGAAACCCTCGGCCTGCGGCCCAAAGCCTATGCCGAAGTCAATAACTCGGCCGGCTCGTTTGGCACCTGGAAAAGCACGATAATGGCCGGCACGGGCCTCATCAACGGCCATTTTTCGGTGGATGCCCGCGCCTCGCGGGTGCAGAGCGACGGCTACGTGGACCGGGCCTCGTCGCGGCTGAAATCGCTGTACCTGACCGGCACGTATTCCGACGACAAAACGCTGCTGCGGGCCCTCGTCCTCACCGGCTACGAAACCACCTACCAAAGCTGGTACGGCCTGGCCGACTCGCTGCTGCACAAAAACCGCCGCTACAACGAAGCCGGCACCGATGGCGGCCAGCACCTGCCGGCCTATAAGAACCAGACCGACAACTACCAGCAGGACTACTACCAGTTCCTGATTTCGCGCCAGCTCGCGCCCGCCCTCAACCTGAGCGTGACGCCCTTCTGGACGCGCGGCGGCGGCTACTACGAAGAGTACAAGGCGAATCAGGATTTTGAGAAGTACGGCATCAGCGGGCCGGTGTACCAGCCCGCGGCCGGCGGTGGGTTCGATACGCTGCGCACCACCGACGTCATTCGGCGGCGCTGGCTGAAGACCGATATGTACGGTGCCACTTTCGCCCTGCAGGCCCGGCCCGTGGGCAGCCGCATCACCGAGGCCACGCTGGGCGGGGCCGTGGTGGGCTACCGGGGCCAGCATTTCGATGAGCTAACCTGGGCCCAGCGCGGCGCCTTTATCCCCGAAACCGGCACGCGCTACGACGACGAGCCCAATGCCCACAAGCAGGACGTCAACGTGTACGCCCGGGTGAACGTGAACCTGACCGATGAGCTGGCCGGCTTCGTTGACCTGCAAAACCGCTACGTGCGCTACGAGCTGTACGCGCCCGACGGCCGCCCCAACGGCGCCAAAAGCCAGCAAACGGCCCGCTTCACCTTCCTCAACCCCAAGTTTGGCCTCACCTACCAGCTGCGCCCCAGCACGCAGCTCTACGCCTCCTTTGCCATCGCCCAGCGCGAGCCCACCCGCACCGACTACACCGACACGCCCGCTGAGCGCCGGCCCACCGCCGAAAAGCTCTCCAACTACGAGCTGGGCCTGCGCCGCGCTACCGAAAAGGTGCAGGCCAACCTGAACTTCTACTACATGTACTACCGCAACCAGCTGGTACTGAGCGGCCGCTTGGACGATGTTGGCAACGCCATTCACACCAACGTGGCCGAGTCGTACCGCCGCGGTGTGGAAGCTCAAGTGACTTACAAGCCCGTGCCAGTCCTGAGCCTGACGGCCACTGCCACGGCCAGCCAGAACAAAATCAACAACTACACCGATTACCTGCCCATCTACAACGACAACTACGATTACATCGGTGACCGTGCTGTGGATTTCAAGGAAACCAATATTGCGCTTTCCCCTAGCCTCACGGCCGCCTACACCGTGGAGTACGAAGCGCTGCCTGGCTTGAAGCTGGCCACGCTGGCCCGCTACGCCGGCCGCCAATACCTCGACAACACCAGCACCGAGTCGCGCAGCATCAACCCCTACTACGTGCAGGACCTGCGCCTGCGCTACCTCTGGCACCCGCAGAAACTGGGTTTCCAGGAAATCGAGATGGCCGTGCTGGTCAACAACATTTTCGGCACGGAGTACGTGAACAACGGCGCCACCTACGGCTACATCAGCGGCGGGCAGGCGCAGTATTCCACCTACTACTACCCGCAGGCCAAAACCAATTTCCTCGCCTCGCTGAACCTGCGCTTCTAG